In Candidatus Methylomirabilota bacterium, one genomic interval encodes:
- a CDS encoding chemotaxis protein CheB, whose product MEAPNPQRPLPRARNHSGNRQSRAGPTSPDRRAAFDVVALAASAGGLKALSHLLAALPHDFPASLVVVQHLDPRHRSLMASILARRTPLAVKEAEEGDRLAPATVLIAPPNKHLLVNADGAVILAQTELVHFVRPSADLLFESVAASYRERSIGVVLTGTGSDGTMGVQAIKKMGGTVIAQDEATCEFFGMPNAAIQTGSVDFVLPLDEISSALVTLVATGAVE is encoded by the coding sequence TCCGGGAACCGACAGTCCCGGGCGGGTCCCACCTCGCCCGACCGCCGGGCCGCATTCGACGTCGTGGCGCTGGCGGCCTCGGCCGGGGGACTGAAGGCCCTGAGCCATCTCCTGGCCGCGCTTCCCCACGACTTCCCGGCCTCCCTCGTCGTCGTCCAGCACCTCGATCCCCGCCACCGGAGCCTGATGGCCAGCATCCTCGCCCGCCGGACACCCCTGGCGGTCAAGGAGGCGGAAGAGGGGGACCGCCTGGCTCCGGCCACGGTGCTGATCGCGCCGCCGAACAAGCACCTCCTGGTCAACGCGGACGGAGCGGTGATCCTCGCCCAGACCGAGCTGGTCCACTTCGTGCGCCCGTCGGCCGACCTCCTCTTCGAGTCGGTGGCGGCGAGCTACCGCGAGCGGTCCATCGGGGTCGTCCTGACGGGGACCGGTAGCGACGGGACCATGGGCGTCCAGGCCATTAAGAAGATGGGCGGCACCGTCATCGCCCAGGACGAGGCGACCTGCGAGTTCTTCGGGATGCCGAACGCCGCCATCCAGACGGGCAGCGTGGACTTCGTCCTCCCCCTCGACGAGATCTCATCGGCGCTGGTCACGCTGGTCGCCACCGGAGCAGTCGAGTGA